TTCTATTCGTATTTCCGCGACGACATCGGCGAGTGCTACACGCGCGTCAAAAAGAAGTGGCCGCACCTCGCGCGCTGGATCCGCATCGAGATCGCGACCGTGGTGGTCGTGTATCTCGCCTGCCTGGTCTACGACTGGCGCGCGTTCCTGTGCCTGGTGCCGTTCTACTACCTCGGCCATTCGCTGTCGTCATTGAACGGCTACTACGAACACCTGAAGGGCGATCCCGACCAGCCGATCGCGTGGGGCGTTTCGACGTACAACAAGGCCTACAACTGGATCTGGCTGTACAACGGCTTCCACGCCGAACACCACTATCGTCCGAAGGTGCACTGGACCAGGATGGTCGAACTGCGCGATTCGATCCGTGACGAGCAGCGCGCCAAGGGCGTGCACGTGATGAACTGGTGCCATGCACTCGGCTTCATGGACCGCCAGCCGCCGGCGCACACGGGCGTCAAGCCGATCTCGAAGGCCGCCTAGTCATATTTGCGCAAAGATGCCCAGCGGATTCTGGGTGCGCGCGACCGTGACGATGAACAGGAACACGATCATCGCCGCGACGAAGCAGGCCGCGCGGATCGCGCGCGTGCGGCCGCGCCGCAGCGCGAACACGCCCAGCACGATGTAGACCACCAGCAGGATCACTTTCACGGTGAGCCACGCCTGCACGAACGGATATTGGTGGATGATCGTGGTCAGCGCGATCGCCGCGGCCAGCAGCAGTGAATCGATCACCACCGAGATGCGCTTGATCGCGACGTGATTCGCCGCCGGCAGATTCGCCAGCATCATGCAGCCGCGCGTGAAGAACAGGCTGCCCGACGCGATCACGCAGCCGATGTGGATGCCGAGGATTTGCAGGAACCAGGCGGCCATGGTGTTGCGTCCGGCTGAGGGGGCAAATCAAGGTGCTTGTTTTGCTCGTCATCCCGGAATCGCGAAGCGATGTCCGGGATCCAGTGCCTTTGTGCGCACACTTGGTATGAAAGACACTGGATTCCCGCTTTCGCGGGAATGACGACTAAAGGTTGCTTCGAGCACCATTGTGCAAGGGCTCATTGCCGCGCATGCTGATCCCGATCAGATCAAACATTCAATACACACCGCGCCAACTCGCGCAAGCGCGGCGGATCCAGCAACTCAACCTTGCGGCCATCGATCGCGATCAGCTTCTGCTCGCGGAAGCGTCCAAGCACGCGGCTGACCGTTTCCGCGGCGAGGCGCAAATAATTGGCAATATCGGCACGTCCCATGCTCAGGCGGAATTGCGTGCCGGACAAGCCGCGCGACGCGTAGCGATCGCCGAGATCGATGAGGAACGCCGCGAGCCGTTCGTCCGCGGAATGATCGCCGGCCAGCAGCGTGGCGGAACCGAGTTCCTTCGAAAGCAACCGGAACAGGTGCTGCTGGATGCGCGGTTGGCGCGCGGCCAGCGCGCTCATCGCCGGAAACGAGAAGCGGCAGCACTCGGTCACTTCCAGCGCGATCGCGTCGCACGGATAGTGTTCCGGATAGATCGCGTCGAGGCCCACCAGTTCGCCCGGCAGGTAGAAACCCAGCACCTGTTCGCGGCCTTCGGCGTCGACCAGCGTGGTCTTGATCATGCCGGTGCGCACCGCGAACAGCGCGCGGAACGGATCGCCGGAACGGAACACGCGCTGGCCCGGTTCGAACGGGCCGACGTGTTCGACCAGGCAGTGCAGTTCGTTGAGCTCGGGCTTGCCATAACCCGCGCCGGAGCACGCTTCCGCAAACGCGCAGCTCGAGCAAAAACGCTCGGCATCGCCGTCGTTGCTGGGGATGCCCGTGGCGCGCGCGGACGCGTTTTCGCGGGAGGTTGACGAACGCGATTCCATGGAGAGGTCGCTGCCGGACGGTGTTGCCACCGATCAGCACAAGTTTACCGCGGCGTTTCAGGCCGCCGGTTCGATCCGCTGCTCGATCGCGCCGAAGATCGAATTGCCGTCGATATCGTGCATGTCGATCTTCACCGTGTCGCCGTATTTCAGGAACGGCGTCACCGCTTCGCCGTCGCGCAGTTTCTCGACGGTGCGCTGTTCGGCAAGGCAGGACGCGCCGCGCGAAGTGTCCTGGTTGGCGATGGTGCCGGAACCCACGATGGTGCCCGCCGCGAGCGGCCGCGTTTTCGCCGCGTGCGCGATCAGTTGCGCGAAATTGAATTGCATGTCCTCGCCGGCCTCGGCTTCGCCGAACCA
The genomic region above belongs to Rhodanobacteraceae bacterium and contains:
- a CDS encoding fatty acid desaturase, putative, producing MNTATVKPRRLFFAYTGWDIIPVLMVLGHAAFLAWLFFGFHATPWWLWIPCALIYSISISWSINSTSHNFIHNPFFKWEWLNRAYSFLFSLTDGFSQEFYKHVHLRHHVGNMDRVKDGTTIDPLSIYRHGKDGKPESVWTYTFYSYFRDDIGECYTRVKKKWPHLARWIRIEIATVVVVYLACLVYDWRAFLCLVPFYYLGHSLSSLNGYYEHLKGDPDQPIAWGVSTYNKAYNWIWLYNGFHAEHHYRPKVHWTRMVELRDSIRDEQRAKGVHVMNWCHALGFMDRQPPAHTGVKPISKAA
- a CDS encoding Fumarate and nitrate reduction regulatory protein; its protein translation is MESRSSTSRENASARATGIPSNDGDAERFCSSCAFAEACSGAGYGKPELNELHCLVEHVGPFEPGQRVFRSGDPFRALFAVRTGMIKTTLVDAEGREQVLGFYLPGELVGLDAIYPEHYPCDAIALEVTECCRFSFPAMSALAARQPRIQQHLFRLLSKELGSATLLAGDHSADERLAAFLIDLGDRYASRGLSGTQFRLSMGRADIANYLRLAAETVSRVLGRFREQKLIAIDGRKVELLDPPRLRELARCVLNV